In Kineococcus sp. NBC_00420, a single genomic region encodes these proteins:
- a CDS encoding carbohydrate ABC transporter permease, producing MSTSTRTHDLRVQRSATTTARGPARRWPRFVVVLVLALVWVFPLYWMVVTALSSRADLVAGRVSLLPHGVDLGGFRRALTDFPVLQWLQNSFAIAVVAVVITIVVDVTAGYVLAKHRFPGRSVVFFLILATLMIPIQTLLIPQFDLVNDLGWINSYWAVIVPRSAEAFGVFLARQYFLSLPDELLEAAQLDGAGQFRTLWSIVLPLSRPLIAVLLVMTFMYRWNEFAWPLVALRDPDLYTLPVGLSFLQGQYTTDYPALMAGALVSILPVLVLFGVAQRQFVAGISRSGLK from the coding sequence GTGAGCACCTCCACGCGCACCCACGACCTGCGGGTCCAGCGCTCGGCCACGACGACCGCGCGGGGACCGGCCAGGCGGTGGCCGCGGTTCGTCGTCGTCCTCGTCCTGGCCCTGGTGTGGGTCTTCCCGCTGTACTGGATGGTCGTCACGGCCCTCTCCTCCCGCGCCGACCTCGTCGCCGGCCGCGTCTCCCTGCTGCCGCACGGCGTCGACCTCGGGGGTTTCCGCCGGGCGCTGACGGACTTCCCCGTCCTGCAGTGGTTGCAGAACTCGTTCGCGATCGCCGTGGTGGCTGTCGTGATCACCATCGTCGTGGACGTCACAGCCGGGTACGTGCTGGCCAAGCACCGGTTCCCCGGCCGCTCGGTGGTGTTCTTCCTGATCCTCGCGACCCTGATGATCCCCATCCAGACGTTGCTCATCCCGCAGTTCGACCTGGTCAACGACCTGGGCTGGATCAACTCCTACTGGGCCGTCATCGTCCCGCGGTCCGCGGAGGCCTTCGGGGTGTTCCTGGCCCGGCAGTACTTCCTGTCGCTGCCGGACGAACTGCTCGAGGCGGCGCAGCTGGACGGGGCGGGACAGTTCCGCACGTTGTGGTCGATCGTGCTGCCGTTGTCGCGGCCGCTGATCGCGGTGCTGCTGGTCATGACGTTCATGTACCGGTGGAACGAGTTCGCCTGGCCGCTGGTCGCGTTGCGCGACCCCGACCTGTACACGTTGCCGGTGGGGTTGTCGTTCCTGCAGGGGCAGTACACGACGGACTACCCGGCGCTGATGGCCGGCGCGCTGGTCTCGATCCTGCCCGTGCTCGTCCTCTTCGGCGTCGCCCAACGGCAGTTCGTGGCCGGCATCTCCCGCAGCGGGCTGAAGTGA
- a CDS encoding NAD(P)-dependent alcohol dehydrogenase encodes MTTTVKAYAATAADQPLTPTTIERRDVGPHDVLIDIKFAGICHSDIHTARSEWGATNYPVVVGHEIAGIVAEVGSEVTKHSVGDRVGVGCMVDSCGECEYCTGGEEQFCVKGNVGTYAGVGKDGEPTQGGYAQAIVVTEDFVLRIPEGIELDEAAPLLCAGITTYSPLRHWNAGPGKKVAVVGLGGLGHMAVKIAAAMGAEVTVLSQSLKKQEDGLRLGATHYHATSDESTFQDLASSFDLIVNTVSAVVDLDAYLSLLRVGGTMVNVGAPEKPLSLAVFSLIMARRSLAGSPIGGIRETQEMLDFCAEHHLGAEIEVIGAEQVNEAYERVLASDVRYRFVIDVSTLD; translated from the coding sequence ATGACCACGACCGTGAAGGCCTACGCGGCCACCGCCGCCGACCAGCCGCTGACCCCGACCACCATCGAGCGTCGCGACGTCGGGCCGCACGACGTCCTGATCGACATCAAGTTCGCCGGCATCTGCCACTCCGACATCCACACCGCCCGCAGCGAGTGGGGCGCCACGAACTACCCGGTCGTCGTCGGCCACGAGATCGCCGGCATCGTCGCCGAGGTCGGCTCCGAGGTCACCAAGCACTCCGTCGGCGACCGCGTCGGCGTCGGCTGCATGGTCGACTCCTGCGGGGAGTGCGAGTACTGCACGGGCGGCGAGGAGCAGTTCTGCGTCAAGGGCAACGTCGGCACCTACGCCGGTGTCGGCAAGGACGGCGAGCCCACCCAGGGCGGCTACGCCCAGGCCATCGTCGTGACCGAGGACTTCGTGCTCCGGATCCCCGAGGGCATCGAGCTCGACGAGGCCGCGCCGCTGCTGTGCGCCGGGATCACCACGTACTCCCCGCTGCGCCACTGGAACGCGGGCCCCGGCAAGAAGGTCGCCGTCGTCGGCCTCGGCGGGCTCGGCCACATGGCCGTCAAGATCGCCGCCGCCATGGGCGCGGAGGTCACCGTCCTGTCGCAGTCGCTGAAGAAGCAGGAGGACGGGCTGCGCCTGGGCGCCACGCACTACCACGCGACGTCCGATGAGTCGACGTTCCAGGACCTCGCGAGTTCCTTCGACCTCATCGTGAACACGGTCAGCGCCGTCGTCGACCTCGACGCCTACCTCTCGCTGCTGCGCGTGGGCGGCACGATGGTGAACGTCGGGGCGCCGGAGAAGCCGTTGTCGCTCGCGGTGTTCTCGCTCATCATGGCGCGGCGTTCGCTCGCCGGTTCCCCCATCGGCGGGATCCGCGAGACCCAGGAGATGCTCGACTTCTGCGCCGAGCACCACCTCGGCGCCGAGATCGAGGTCATCGGCGCGGAGCAGGTGAACGAGGCCTACGAACGCGTGCTGGCCTCCGACGTCCGCTACCGGTTCGTCATCGACGTCAGCACGCTGGACTGA
- a CDS encoding carbohydrate ABC transporter permease: MSQSVAPLAVRPAGGRRAAAVRRWGVSYALLTPALVLFGLFVLWPLVQAVRISLTNSTGIGTADFVGLQNYTRMVGDPSFWRAAGNTGLLALVSVPTSIAAGFGIALLLRDRLPARGIFRALFLAPYVISGVVVAMAGRWIFDENVGIVDRTLSGWGLPAPDWQSGGTAAAVSVFVMLFWARTGLVVVLYLSALQGIDGDLLEAAELDGASRWQRIRFVSWPLLRPTTFFVTVLMVIEVFQVFDVVRVMTGGGPAGATDILVTYAYTQGFQARRQGYGSAIGVVVFLVILLATLLWWRIQARSEEES, from the coding sequence GTGAGCCAGAGCGTCGCTCCGCTCGCGGTCCGGCCGGCGGGCGGGCGCCGGGCGGCCGCCGTCCGGCGCTGGGGGGTCTCCTACGCGCTGCTCACGCCGGCGCTCGTCCTGTTCGGTCTGTTCGTGCTCTGGCCGTTGGTGCAGGCCGTGCGGATCTCGCTCACGAACTCGACGGGCATCGGCACCGCCGACTTCGTCGGCCTGCAGAACTACACCCGGATGGTGGGCGACCCGTCGTTCTGGCGGGCCGCGGGCAACACCGGTCTGCTCGCGCTCGTCTCGGTGCCGACGAGCATCGCGGCCGGGTTCGGCATCGCGCTGCTGCTGCGGGACCGGTTGCCGGCCCGCGGGATCTTCCGCGCGCTGTTCCTCGCCCCCTACGTGATCTCGGGGGTCGTGGTCGCGATGGCCGGGCGCTGGATCTTCGACGAGAACGTCGGCATCGTCGACCGCACCCTCTCCGGCTGGGGTTTGCCCGCCCCGGACTGGCAGTCGGGCGGGACCGCCGCGGCGGTCTCGGTGTTCGTGATGCTCTTCTGGGCGCGCACCGGACTCGTCGTGGTCCTCTACCTCAGCGCTCTGCAGGGCATCGACGGGGACCTCCTGGAGGCCGCGGAACTCGACGGAGCCTCCCGGTGGCAACGGATCCGGTTCGTGAGCTGGCCGCTGCTGCGCCCCACCACGTTCTTCGTCACGGTCCTCATGGTGATCGAGGTGTTCCAGGTGTTCGACGTCGTCCGCGTCATGACCGGGGGTGGGCCGGCGGGAGCGACGGACATCCTCGTCACCTACGCCTACACCCAGGGTTTCCAGGCCCGTCGTCAGGGCTACGGCTCCGCGATCGGGGTCGTCGTCTTCCTCGTGATCCTGCTCGCCACCCTGCTGTGGTGGCGGATCCAGGCCCGGAGCGAGGAGGAGTCGTGA
- a CDS encoding OsmC family protein, with protein sequence MPTDLYTADVTASAGTARSDDGLLELDVREATSSDDSGATNPEQLMAAALSTCLLESLKIATSTAGGSTEGAQVRSRVTLAQDDGPGYSARYELLVTLPDAGAEPDDVLQQALSICPFTKTIDATSLDVHLV encoded by the coding sequence ATGCCCACCGACCTGTACACGGCCGACGTCACGGCGTCCGCCGGAACCGCCCGCTCCGACGACGGTCTGCTGGAACTCGACGTCCGCGAGGCGACGTCGAGCGACGACTCCGGCGCCACGAACCCCGAACAGCTGATGGCCGCGGCGCTGAGCACGTGCCTGCTGGAATCCCTGAAGATCGCCACCAGCACCGCCGGGGGCAGCACCGAGGGCGCTCAGGTGCGTTCCCGGGTCACGCTGGCCCAGGACGACGGCCCCGGGTACTCGGCCCGCTACGAACTCCTGGTCACCCTCCCCGACGCGGGCGCCGAGCCGGACGACGTCCTGCAGCAGGCCCTCTCGATCTGCCCCTTCACGAAGACGATCGACGCGACGAGCCTCGACGTGCACCTCGTCTGA
- a CDS encoding SpoIIE family protein phosphatase, with product MSHQPAGALPDGVGQLPAVVHDYPAAVLLVDTESTKVVYVNDLARQLAPDVRLPLDVEDWSRAAGLEVDPGSPLSASSTPLTRVAAGDPDTGRQVSAALRSEATEAREALWAIGMPLHDAPLPLRARSLLVLLPVRFPDAVAGVRAAAVVDRAHRSVLSSGLAMAISDPAAPDEPLVWVSRNFEQLTGWDAAEVLGRNCRFLQGPDTDPEAVANLRAGIAAGRTVSQVLLNYRQDGSAFYNNVVVSPVFDAEGRLIHRVSVQSDVTGQVVAAKQRDAALAEAAAARAAQAAAEDAGRFGRLLLTLSEALTATITVDQVAATITDVVAAELGAAGGGLLLADAARTHLRFSSLEHMPAGMNPSWARVAWDEDSPVAAAVRTRRAVFHRDREQLLAVHPDLPARAVLPSLGATVNLPLVVGRDVVGAVFLYWDQAQDFSAEQRAALQALAGYTAQAVQRATLISERRSAAEILQQSMLTRLPEPDHLEIRARYVPAAVGEYVGGDWYDAVVLPDGATTVVIGDVTGHDMTAAGHMGQLRGLLRAFAFDRLEPPSEVVSRLDRALAGLHVEGLATLVLARIEQTEEDAAEGLRRLRWTNAGHPPPVVLTADGGTEVMESEPELLIGLIPETVRTDQVHLLPPGSTVLLYTDGLIEHRGRSLDDGLADLRRVLGRCGGLTLEELLDRLVVELVGDSPEDDCAILAVRAHPEDRPRPPEAGPGRIS from the coding sequence GTGAGTCATCAGCCTGCGGGTGCGTTGCCGGACGGTGTCGGGCAACTCCCCGCCGTGGTGCACGACTACCCGGCGGCGGTCCTGCTCGTCGACACCGAGTCGACCAAGGTCGTCTACGTCAACGACCTGGCCCGCCAGCTGGCCCCGGACGTGCGGCTGCCCCTCGACGTCGAGGACTGGTCGCGCGCGGCGGGACTCGAGGTCGACCCGGGAAGCCCGCTGAGCGCGAGCAGCACCCCGCTCACCCGGGTCGCCGCGGGTGATCCCGACACCGGCCGCCAGGTCAGCGCGGCGTTGCGGTCGGAGGCGACCGAGGCCCGGGAGGCGCTGTGGGCCATCGGGATGCCGTTGCACGACGCGCCGCTGCCGTTGCGGGCGCGCTCGCTGCTGGTGCTGCTGCCGGTGCGCTTCCCCGACGCCGTGGCCGGGGTCCGGGCCGCCGCCGTGGTCGACCGGGCCCACCGCTCGGTGCTCTCCAGCGGTCTCGCGATGGCCATCAGCGACCCGGCCGCGCCGGACGAACCGCTCGTCTGGGTCAGCCGGAACTTCGAGCAGCTCACCGGCTGGGACGCCGCGGAGGTGCTGGGGCGCAACTGCCGCTTCCTGCAGGGGCCGGACACCGACCCCGAGGCCGTCGCGAACCTGCGCGCCGGCATCGCCGCCGGGAGGACGGTGAGCCAGGTCCTGCTGAACTACCGCCAGGACGGGTCGGCGTTCTACAACAACGTGGTCGTGTCCCCGGTCTTCGACGCCGAGGGCCGCCTCATCCACCGGGTCAGCGTCCAGAGCGACGTGACCGGCCAGGTGGTGGCCGCGAAGCAGCGCGACGCGGCCCTCGCCGAGGCCGCCGCCGCGCGCGCGGCCCAGGCCGCCGCCGAGGACGCGGGCCGCTTCGGGCGGCTGCTGCTCACGCTGAGCGAAGCTCTGACCGCGACGATCACCGTGGACCAGGTCGCCGCCACGATCACCGACGTCGTGGCCGCGGAACTCGGAGCCGCGGGCGGTGGGCTGCTGCTGGCGGACGCGGCCCGCACGCACCTCCGGTTCAGCTCGCTGGAGCACATGCCGGCCGGCATGAACCCCTCCTGGGCCCGGGTCGCCTGGGACGAGGACTCACCGGTGGCCGCCGCGGTCCGCACCCGGCGAGCGGTCTTCCACCGGGACCGCGAGCAGTTGCTCGCGGTGCACCCGGACCTCCCGGCCCGCGCCGTCCTGCCCTCCCTGGGGGCGACGGTGAACCTCCCGCTCGTCGTCGGGCGCGACGTCGTGGGCGCCGTCTTCCTCTACTGGGACCAGGCTCAGGACTTCTCCGCGGAGCAGCGGGCGGCGCTGCAGGCGCTGGCCGGCTACACCGCCCAGGCCGTGCAGCGCGCGACCCTCATCAGCGAACGCCGCAGCGCCGCGGAGATCCTCCAGCAGTCGATGCTGACCCGGTTGCCCGAGCCGGACCACCTCGAGATCCGCGCCCGCTACGTCCCCGCTGCGGTGGGGGAGTACGTGGGCGGGGACTGGTACGACGCCGTCGTCCTCCCCGACGGGGCCACCACCGTCGTCATCGGCGACGTCACCGGCCACGACATGACCGCCGCGGGGCACATGGGGCAGCTGCGAGGTCTGTTGCGCGCGTTCGCCTTCGACCGCCTGGAACCTCCGTCGGAGGTCGTGTCCCGCCTCGACCGGGCGCTCGCGGGTCTGCACGTCGAGGGCCTCGCGACCCTCGTCCTGGCGCGCATCGAGCAGACCGAGGAGGACGCCGCGGAGGGGCTGCGCAGGCTCCGCTGGACGAACGCCGGCCATCCTCCGCCGGTCGTCCTGACCGCCGACGGTGGCACGGAGGTCATGGAGTCCGAGCCGGAACTGCTCATCGGGCTGATCCCGGAGACCGTCCGCACCGACCAGGTGCACCTCCTGCCGCCGGGCAGCACGGTGCTCCTCTACACCGACGGCCTCATCGAGCACCGCGGCCGGAGCCTGGACGATGGCCTCGCCGACCTCCGCCGGGTCCTGGGCCGCTGCGGCGGCCTCACCCTGGAGGAACTGCTGGACCGGCTCGTGGTGGAACTCGTCGGCGATTCGCCCGAGGACGATTGCGCGATCCTCGCCGTCCGGGCCCACCCGGAGGACCGACCGCGTCCGCCCGAGGCG